In Segatella copri, the DNA window ACTCTTTGCGGTCTTCAGCAGTCTTTACCTTCTTGTCCAATTCACCCAACCAACTTGTGATGAAACCTCCTGTACCACAAGCGAAGTCTGCCATTTTCTCACCAATCTGCGGATTGACTATCTCTGCCATAAATTCGGTCAAGGCTCTTGGGGTGTAGAACTCACCTGAGGAACCTGCCGACTGCATTTCTTTAAGGATAGTCTCATATATCTCACCGAAAGCATGACTCTCTTCATAGTCACCAAGATTCAATCCGTCTATCACATTAAGCACCTGGCGGAGCTGAACGCCATCTTTCATATATTGGTTGGCATCCTCAAAAGTTGTCTTTACTATTGCCTGACGAATTGGGGTATCAGGTGTAACCTCTATGTTTTTGAGTTCAACAAACAAGGTGTTGTTGACAAACGAAAGCAGTTCGTCACCAGTCAAGGCATTGCCACTTCCATCATCATGTGCCCAGTTGCGCCAACGGCATTCTTCTGGAATAATAGACTTGTAATCATCATCGTCCAACTCCCAATCATTCTCTTTCTCGTCATAGACTTTCAAGAACAGCATCCACGCCATTTGTTCTATGCGTTGCGCATCACCGTTGATACCGGCATCATTGCGCATGATATTGCGTACTCGTTTTACGAAATTAGATAAACTCATTTTATATTGTTTCTTTTTATGCTATATTATATATTGATTGCTCCAACTCTTTTACGGCCTTCAGATACTCTCTCTTGCCACCGAAGAACTTTACTATATTTGCCTTAGAGCCCAATCGGCGGAAAGGATCGTTTTCAAGCACAGTAAGACTTTCAAGTTCAGAAATGCCTTCTTCCATGTACTTCTCCAGCAAATTCTCAAGTACCAGCCGTGCCTGCTCACCATACTTGGTAAATATATCACGCTTTTTCACTTGCTCAGCACGTTCCCGCCTCGTCAGGGTCTTCTTTCCGTATGCGATATGGCAGATGAAATCAAAATCATCCACATTGCTCATTTCCTGTGAAGTTTTTAATTCTGCAAGATCTATGCCTCTTTCTTTCAGCATATCAGCAATGTCTGACTTTTTCTTTATTTCATTCCATTTGGAGGTAAATGTATCAATGGTAGCAAACGAATCAAGGATATTCTTCTTCGTGTAGTTGGTAATACTCTCCGTGCGAAGCAGCTTGCCATCGGCATCGTAAACGGACACTACCTTATTGACAACCATTACCTGGCAGCCATCTTTATCTACAAGAGGCTTTGGACGAGTGATAGGATCACCAACTATTGGCGGTGTATCATCTACAGGCAGAACTGGAGTTTTTGCCTCTCTGGACTTTATAGGATAATCGGGATCCATCTCGATAGGTCCGTCCCAATCTGGGTCAGCAAACAAGCGTGTTACATTTCGAAAGTCCATCACCGTGAAATTGGTCTTTCCCTCATTCTCACGAAGACGGGTTCCGCGTCCTATAATCTGCTTAAACTCCGTCATGGAACCAATCTGTTGGTCAAGCACTATCAGCTTTACCATCTTGCAATCCACACCGGTAGAAAGCAGTTTGCTGGTCGTTGCAATGACTGGATATTCCGAAGATACTGAAATAAAGTAATCCAACTTGCTTTTACCATACTCATCGCTACCTGTTATGCGAACCACATAGTCAGGATTTTTCTTGCACATATCAGCATTGGCATTGGTCAATGCCAGACGCATACGCTCCGCATGTGTTTCATCAGCACAGAACACTATGGTCTTAGCCATGCGGTCAGTGCTTTTCAGATAGTTGGTTATCTCTTGCGCAACTTCCCTTATACGGTCTTCTATAATAATGTTATAATCATAGTCACTGTTGTTATAAATGCGGTCTTCTATCTCGTTGCCGTATATATCCTTTTGTCCCTTTGTCGGTCTCCACTCATCGCCAATGTTGGTTGTGATGTTGATTACCTTGAAAGGAGCTAGGAAACCGTCCTCAATTCCGTTTTTAAGACTATATGTATATATAGGCTCACCAAAGTAGCCAATACTTGACTGGTACTTTGTTTCTTTTGGTGTTGCTGTCATACCTATATGAGTAGCCGAAGAAAAGTATTCCAAGATGTTTCGCCAGTTGCTATCATCCTTTGCGCTACCTCTATGACACTCATCAACGATAACAAGATCAAAATAGTCTGGATTAGGAAACAACTCCTTATAGTTTTTGGCATCATTCTGTCCAATCAACTGTTGATAGAGTGCAAAGAACACTTGATAAGACCCCAATTCTTCCAAGTGGTTCTTGTCTTTTGAGTAGTCTATCTTGTGCGTTACCTTTTCTAATGGTTTGAAGTCTTGCTGTATGGATTGATCAACCAATATATTGCGGTCTGCAAGATACAACACTTTCTTCTTCAAACCACTTTTAAGTAAACGCCATACAATCTGAAATGCAGTATATGTCTTGCCAGTGCCAGTTGCCATGACAAGGAGCACACGGTTTTGTCCTCTCGCAATAGCATT includes these proteins:
- the hsdR gene encoding EcoAI/FtnUII family type I restriction enzme subunit R, coding for MGISKDLTEEDIKFRYINEAITSKGWSKDSIFMEQKVKFTDGKISLHGNLVHREKPKFADYVLYANKATPIAIVEAKDANHSVSHGLQQAMTYAQMLDVKFAYSSNGEGFAEHDFLTGKERTFAMDEFPTKEELIERYKNEANDGNGLNEQELAIIKQPFCTGQNIFPPRYYQRNAVNRTVNAIARGQNRVLLVMATGTGKTYTAFQIVWRLLKSGLKKKVLYLADRNILVDQSIQQDFKPLEKVTHKIDYSKDKNHLEELGSYQVFFALYQQLIGQNDAKNYKELFPNPDYFDLVIVDECHRGSAKDDSNWRNILEYFSSATHIGMTATPKETKYQSSIGYFGEPIYTYSLKNGIEDGFLAPFKVINITTNIGDEWRPTKGQKDIYGNEIEDRIYNNSDYDYNIIIEDRIREVAQEITNYLKSTDRMAKTIVFCADETHAERMRLALTNANADMCKKNPDYVVRITGSDEYGKSKLDYFISVSSEYPVIATTSKLLSTGVDCKMVKLIVLDQQIGSMTEFKQIIGRGTRLRENEGKTNFTVMDFRNVTRLFADPDWDGPIEMDPDYPIKSREAKTPVLPVDDTPPIVGDPITRPKPLVDKDGCQVMVVNKVVSVYDADGKLLRTESITNYTKKNILDSFATIDTFTSKWNEIKKKSDIADMLKERGIDLAELKTSQEMSNVDDFDFICHIAYGKKTLTRRERAEQVKKRDIFTKYGEQARLVLENLLEKYMEEGISELESLTVLENDPFRRLGSKANIVKFFGGKREYLKAVKELEQSIYNIA